A window from Balearica regulorum gibbericeps isolate bBalReg1 chromosome 1, bBalReg1.pri, whole genome shotgun sequence encodes these proteins:
- the THSD1 gene encoding thrombospondin type-1 domain-containing protein 1, which translates to MKQMLKDFSNLLLVVLCDYVLGEVEYLLLERPGHVAFSNDTVSVEYQYYSGGNVTAEHLSVLLLDASTNEIIARKQLPANQSQGMVEFECFHFKSAGDFLFRMISPSDNGSAAQWSRRSMSTLHVEWPVFHIDLNKSSEVLGSSLQVGLFTNEQLCAMNETVISLDVIFTSTLFEFGRVSSDETLGIRTSKGIPLSRSQWIEFDCPPIGQETYITVLLKSLETHSIIASIGPIDLLHKFGYRLVVAPEATCKTLIQVFVVSPPCTSISGKIAVYKEALKHPSQRTTWLYENTLHPGDNRTEFNCTLFDVGKNKYCFDLFNFSNRSHFPTRVKECMMIQRNMETWSPWQPWSPCSVTCGDGVRERFRECLTSSPAKPGCAGSPRETSLCSLEECLSIKPSTPPSVQPGEDQKANNIVTITGISLCLFIIFATVLITLWRKLCRAQKCSTAVHRNSVHSPGFRKNSDEENICQGNKQRDSFAEVGDAPVNIPLTYRRSLQFAQEDEASGSENFQPNAQKIIPPIFSYRLAQQQLKEMKKKGLTETTKVYHVSQNPLTDTVVGATTMLPLSGENQEEAVANKFRIKSPFLDQPASQPRFPGESSHPRLDFPFSQANPAMSPTQTLVRRPHFKHQDNRGDLPERGCHRNPHFRRTASFHETKKARPFRERSMSTLTPRQTPLYNSKTRPWDQGLEDRTRPKSRNANPTCEKLDQPHSAVLGCEPQGHGAKGHHRAGPPVKKLDPITDRQPAGQEKAADKPEPNRNKRGPSPNPRGAWRKETGSAGKDNSQRGLSVSPAQYRKDKCQSFPLDPEFAFYDNTTFGLTEAEQQMIDLPGYFGSNEEDETSTLSIEKLVI; encoded by the exons ttctcGGTGAAGTGGAGTATCTCCTGTTGGAGCGCCCAGGTCATGTAGCCTTCAGCAATGACACAGTGTCTGTGGAATATCAGTACTATAGTGGTGGTAATGTGACAGCAGAGCATCTGTCCGTCCTGCTGCTGGATGCCAGCACCAATGAGATCATTGCAAGGAAACAGCTTCCAGCAAATCAGTCCCAAGGGATGGTAGAGTTTGAGTGTTTCCATTTCAAGAGTGCTGGGGACTTCTTGTTCAGAATGATCTCTCCCAGCGATAACGGCAGTGCTGCCCAGTGGAGCAGAAGAAGCATGTCCACCCTCCATGTGGAATGGCCTGTATTTCACATTGATTTGAACAAGAGTTCAGAGGTGCTTGGGAGCTCCCTTCAGGTTGGACTTTTTACAAATGAGCAGTTGTGTGCCATGAATGAGACAGTGATTTCACTGGATGTGATATTCACCAGCACCCTTTTTGAATTTGGAAGAGTAAGCTCAGATGAGACTCTGGGCATTAGAACTAGTAAAGGAATCCCCCTGTCAAGGTCCCAATGGATAGAGTTTGACTGTCCACCTATTGGTCAAGAAACATACATCACTGTGTTACTGAAATCGCTAGAAACACATTCCATCATTGCCTCCATAGGACCCATAGATCTCCTCCACAAATTTGGATACAGACTGGTTGTGGCACCAGAAGCAACGTGCAAAACTTTGATTCAGGTTTTCGTAGTCTCTCCACCGTGCACTTCTATCAGTGGAAAAATTGCCGTCTATAAAGAGGCTCTCAAGCATCCTAGTCAAAGAACAACTTGGCTGTATGAAAACACCCTTCACCCAGGAGACAACAGGACAGAATTTAACTGCACTTTGTTTGATGTGGGGAAGAACAAATACTGCTTTGACCTCTTTAATTTCTCAAACCGAAGCCATTTCCCAACAAGGGTTAAGGAGTGTATGATGATCCAAAGGAATATGG AAACGTGGAGCCCATGGCAGCCGTGGAGCCCTTGCAGCGTCACCTGTGGGGATGGCGTCCGGGAGCGCTTCCGAGAGTGCCTCACCTCCTCGCCGGCAAAACCAGGCTGCGCTGGATCACCAAGGGAGACTTCCTTGTGTTCGCTGGAGGAGTGTTTGT CTATCAAGCCTTCCACCCCACCTTCTGTCCAGCCAGGAGAGGACCAGAAAGCAAATAACATAGTTACCATCACAGGTATCTCCTTATGCCTGTTCATCATCTTTGCCACCGTTCTCATCACTCTCTGGAGgaagctctgcagagctcagaaGTGCAGCACTGCCGTCCACCGAAACTCTGTCCATTCCCCTGGCTTCCGTAAAAACTCCGATGAAGAGAACATTTGCCAAGGCAACAAGCAGCGGGACAGCTTCGCTGAAGTAGGGGATGCCCCTGTTAACATTCCTCTGACCTACAGGCGGAGCCTCCAGTTTGCCCAAGAAGATGAGGCCTCTGGAAGTGAGAACTTTCAGCCAAATGCCCAAAAAATAATCCCTCCGATTTTCAGCTACCGCCTcgcacagcagcagctgaaagagatgaagaagaaaGGCCTGACTGAGACCACCAAGGTGTACCACGTCTCTCAGAATCCCCTCACGGACACAGTTGTTGGTGCCACCACAATGCTTCCCCTGAGTGGGGAAAACCAAGAGGAGGCAGTGGCCAACAAATTTAGGATCAAATCTCCGTTTCTGgaccagccagccagccagcccagATTCCCAGGGGAAAGCTCTCACCCTAGGCTGGATTTTCCATTCTCACAGGCCAATCCAGCAATGAGCCCTACCCAAACCTTGGTAAGAAGACCTCATTTCAAGCACCAGGATAACAGAGGAGACTTGCCCGAGAGGGGCTGTCACAGAAACCCACACTTTAGAAGAACAGCCAGTTTCCATGAAACTAAAAAGGCCAGGCCTTTCAGAGAGAGAAGCATGTCCACCCTCACCCCCCGACAGACTCCTCTCTACAACTCCAAGACCAGACCATGGGACCAGGGTTTGGAGGACAGGACACGGCCAAAATCGAGAAACGCTAATCCAACTTGTGAAAAGCTGGACCAGCCCCACAGCGCTGTGCTGGGGTGTGAACCACAGGGCCATGGTGCCAAGGGCCACCACAGGGCAGGTCCTCCGGTGAAGAAGCTGGACCCGATCACTGACCGTCAGCCTGCTGGTCAGGAGAAGGCAGCTGATAAACCTGAGCCCAACCGAAATAAGAGGGGCCCTTCACCTAACCCCAGAGGTGCATGGCGGAAGGAAACGGGCTCGGCTGGCAAAGATAATTCCCAAAGAGGTCTAAGTGTAAGCCCTGCGCAGTACCGAAAGGACAAGTGCCAGAGCTTCCCCTTGGACCCGGAGTTTGCCTTTTATGATAATACTACTTTTGGCTTAAcggaggcagagcagcagatgATCGACCTCCCTGGGTATTTTGGCTCAAATGAAGAGGATGAAACAAGTACTTTAAGCATTGAGAAGCTGGTGATCTGA